In Polypterus senegalus isolate Bchr_013 chromosome 12, ASM1683550v1, whole genome shotgun sequence, the following are encoded in one genomic region:
- the LOC120540672 gene encoding paxillin-like isoform X6, with product MDDLDALLADLESTTSHISKRPVFLQEETPYSYPTGSHNYQEPLVPPPVPPPPSAEALNGTVFDSTDQWQNTRFATPPPVNYSTTAKTSASLSRESTSPPVPRSADEDHVYSFPNKPKTTEPSPSAMSASLGSNLSELDRLLLELNTVQHSSSAFNLTEDPSPPLPTNATQYSIQENGGSLGKKGALSKEKPKRNGGRGIDELRPSVESLLDELESSVPTPTPASSVVQTDVGDAQRDGATQQHARISASSATRELDELMASLSDFKFQSNIMAQGKGGGSPPSGPPKGGNKLDNMLGSLQSDLNRLGVQTLAKGVCGACKKPIAGQVVTAMGRTWHPEHFVCTHCQEEIGSRNFFERDGQPYCEKDYHNLFSPRCYYCNGPILDKVVTALDRTWHPDHFFCAQCGAFFGPEGFHEKDGKAYCRKDYFDMFAPKCGGCARAILENYISALNSLWHPECFVCRECFTPFINGSFFEHDGQPYCEVHYHERRGSLCSGCQKPITGRCITAMSKKFHPEHFVCAFCLKQLNKGTFKEQNDKPYCQNCFLKLFS from the exons ATGCTCTGCTTGCTGACCTTGAATCTACAACCTCCCACATCTCCAAAAGGCCTGTGTTTCTACAGGAGGAGACGCCTTATTCCTACCCAACCGGTAGCCACAATTACCAGGAACCTTTAGTACCCCCTCCAGTTCCACCACCTCCTTCAGCAGAAGCTCTGAACGGAACTGTGTTTGACTCAACAGATCAGTGGCAGAACACAAGATTTGCAACTCCGCCG CCTGTGAATTATTCAACTACTGCAAAAACCTCTGCATCACTTTCAAGAGAGAGTACCAGCCCCCCCGTACCACGTTCTGCGGATGAGGACCACGTTTACAG TTTCCCAAACAAGCCAAAGACTACTGAACCCTCCCCAAGTGCCATGAGTGCCTCTTTGGGCAGCAACCTGTCAGAGTTGGACCGGCTTCTTCTAGAACTTAACACTGTCCAACACAGTTCTTCTGCTTTCAACCTTACAG AAGACCCTAGTCCACCTTTACCTACTAATGCTACACAGTATTCCATCCAAGAAAATGGAGGGTCCttgggaaagaaaggggctctTAGCAAAGAAAAGCCAAAACGCAATGGAGGACGAGGCATTGATGAACTACGTCCCAGTGTAGAAAGCCTACTGGATGAACTTGAAAGTTCTGTGCCGACTCCCAC GCCTGCCTCTTCAGTTGTTCAAACTGATGTAGGTGATGCCCAGCGAGACGGTGCTACCCAACAGCATGCCAGAATATCTGCATCTTCAGCCACCCGGGAGCTGGATGAGCTCATGGCCTCTCTTTCAGATTTCAAGTTTCAAAGCAAT ATCATGGCTCAAGGAAAGGGGGGTGGATCTCCACCATCTGGCCCACCAAAAGGAGGAAACAAGTTGGACAACATGCTTGGCAGCCTGCAGTCCGACTTGAATCGACTTGGGGTACAGACATTGGCAAAAGGGGTCTGTGGTGCATGTAAGAAACCCATTGCAGGACAG GTGGTCACTGCCATGGGCAGAACATGGCATCCAGAACATTTTGTCTGCACACACTGTCAGGAAGAGATAGGCTCTAGAAACTTTTTTGAACGTGATGGACAGCCTTACTGTGAAAAAGACTACCACAACCTCTTCTCACCCCGCTGCTACTACTGCAATGGCCCTATCCTTGAT AAAGTTGTAACTGCGTTGGACAGGACCTGGCATCCCGATCACTTCTTCTGTGCCCAGTGTGGAGCGTTCTTTGGACCAGAAG GTTTTCATGAAAAAGATGGAAAGGCCTATTGCCGTAAAGACTATTTTGACATGTTTGCTCCCAAATGTGGTGGCTGTGCTCGTGCAATCTTGGAAAACTATATCTCTGCACTCAACTCATTGTGGCACCCAGAGTGTTTTGTGTGTCGG gaGTGCTTTACTCCCTTCATCAATGGTAGCTTTTTTGAGCATGATGGACAGCCCTACTGTGAGGTGCACTATCACGAGAGACGTGGCTCTCTGTGCTCTGGTTGCCAGAAACCAATCACTGGTCGCTGCATCACCGCCATGTCCAAGAAGTTTCACCCTGAACATTTTGTCTGTGCCTTCTGTCTGAAGCAGCTCAACAAGGGGACGTTCAAGGAGCAAAATGACAAACCCTACTGCCAAAACTGCTTCCTGAAACTCTTCAGTTAG
- the LOC120540672 gene encoding uncharacterized protein LOC120540672 isoform X3: protein MSASLGSNLSELDRLLLELNTVQHSSSAFNLTEDPSPPLPTNATQYSIQENGGSLGKKGALSKEKPKRNGGRGIDELRPSVESLLDELESSVPTPTPASSVVQTDVGDAQRDGATQQHARISASSATRELDELMASLSDFKFQSNQSSLASLDTEQIVEQDIVSAEPVHGHSTVQTSVRPELSGGLLPKRDSPNFRTPSPLEPLHIDEDGTSIPHFHSVSDPLSLTADICQKLDISCSQNLQISDITLSCQNLDPSMITYVSSEVLSSKVEPLVMLSDLDRLLMEHTNEENMSMSLEIKQDQEKTVVEVQACSIPCTAAEIKLPKLSDSNRHKTSFEKDLDELLEMGCETVEATPRDKIEMHDICEEVLTAVDRKDKFPDTMTQKIPELTEIKMADSEVKAGLPTVNGERNLEAEEIALAPATQQVTFTDYYFEDPSKTLRASHSLQHEEVPGCTFNMPLTQPMTLERISASSQIKSVIKRTKETTNVHPMYRDEVPRRKMGPIIFHKTSSQDKLIEELQGKLGISRHERWKMQEDDWLTEGVIVMSNPVRSREDGGPGVEKIIIPPESPVPQRRIIVPPSSPTPKHAADETKKPFLFKQSPSSVPLPPPPPPPPQVSSIPPPPPPLPFSTAPYSFSSSSSNQWDSWTDDYQEPTLQRTPGLSSFPAHSIVESSFSQMSPPVEPTKHPSQVHLLLPIPRSTVSVACQTDDDPFFPPLKVMPSPLLGRHPNLLSSRPPPSPPVADKIMAQGKGGGSPPSGPPKGGNKLDNMLGSLQSDLNRLGVQTLAKGVCGACKKPIAGQVVTAMGRTWHPEHFVCTHCQEEIGSRNFFERDGQPYCEKDYHNLFSPRCYYCNGPILDKVVTALDRTWHPDHFFCAQCGAFFGPEGFHEKDGKAYCRKDYFDMFAPKCGGCARAILENYISALNSLWHPECFVCRECFTPFINGSFFEHDGQPYCEVHYHERRGSLCSGCQKPITGRCITAMSKKFHPEHFVCAFCLKQLNKGTFKEQNDKPYCQNCFLKLFS from the exons ATGAGTGCCTCTTTGGGCAGCAACCTGTCAGAGTTGGACCGGCTTCTTCTAGAACTTAACACTGTCCAACACAGTTCTTCTGCTTTCAACCTTACAG AAGACCCTAGTCCACCTTTACCTACTAATGCTACACAGTATTCCATCCAAGAAAATGGAGGGTCCttgggaaagaaaggggctctTAGCAAAGAAAAGCCAAAACGCAATGGAGGACGAGGCATTGATGAACTACGTCCCAGTGTAGAAAGCCTACTGGATGAACTTGAAAGTTCTGTGCCGACTCCCAC GCCTGCCTCTTCAGTTGTTCAAACTGATGTAGGTGATGCCCAGCGAGACGGTGCTACCCAACAGCATGCCAGAATATCTGCATCTTCAGCCACCCGGGAGCTGGATGAGCTCATGGCCTCTCTTTCAGATTTCAAGTTTCAAAGCAAT CAAAGTTCTTTAGCATCTCTAGATACGGAGCAGATTGTGGAGCAAGATATCGTTAGTGCAGAGCCAGTTCATGGTCATTCCACTGTTCAAACCAGTGTAAGGCCAGAATTATCAGGTGGCCTTCTACCAAAGAGAGATTCCCCAAACTTTCGGACCCCTAGCCCTTTGGAGCCTCTTCACATTGATGAAGATGGAACGAGTATTCCCCATTTCCATTCTGTTTCCGATCCTCTTTCATTGACAGCAGACATTTGCCAAAAGTTGGATATTTCGTGTTCTCAGAATCTGCAAATATCGGACATCACTTTGTCTTGCCAGAATCTTGACCCCAGTATGATAACTTATGTATCATCCGAGGTGCTGTCATCAAAAGTGGAGCCCTTAGTGATGCTTTCAGATCTCGATAGGCTTCTTATGGAGCACACCAATGAAGAGAACATGTCAATGTCATTGGAGATTAAGCAAGATCAGGAAAAGACTGTTGTTGAAGTGCAGGCCTGTTCCATACCGTGCACTGCTGCAGAGATAAAACTGCCTAAATTGTCAGATTCAAATCGTCACAAAACCTCCTTTGAAAAAGATTTGGACGAACTCCTTGAAATGGGCTGTGAAACTGTTGAAGCGACTCCTCGTGATAAAATTGAAATGCATGATATATGCGAGGAGGTACTGACAGCAGTGGACAGAAAGGATAAATTCCCTGACACCATGACACAGAAGATACCTGAGTTAACAGAGATAAAGATGGCAGACTCTGAAGTGAAGGCCGGTCTACCTACAGTAAATGGAGAGAGAAACTTGGAAGCTGAAGAGATTGCATTAGCTCCTGCTACGCAACAGGTGACTTTCACAGACTACTATTTTGAGGACCCGTCAAAGACCCTGAGAGCGTCACACTCATTGCAGCATGAAGAAGTACCGGGCTGTACTTTCAACATGCCTTTAACTCAACCCATGACACTGGAGAGAATCTCTGCATCTAGTCAG ATCAAATCTGTTATCAAGAGGACCAAGGAAACTACCAATGTGCACCCTATGTACCGTGATGAGGTGCCACGTCGCAAGATGGGTCCGATCATCTTCCATAAAACCTCTTCTCAGGACAAGCTAATTGAAGAGTTACAAGGAAAGCTGGGAATTAGCAGACATGAGCGATGGAAGATGCAGGAGGATGACTGGCTCACAGAAGGAGTCATTGTAATGTCTAATCCTGTTCGCTCTCGTGAGGATGGTGGGCCTGGTGTGGAGAAG ATAATAATTCCTCCAGAATCGCCCGTGCCTCAAAGGAGAATCATCGTTCCCCCTTCCTCCCCAACTCCTAAACATGCTGCAGATGAAACCAAAAAGCCTTTCCTTTTTAAACAGTCTCCTTCTTCAGTACCTTTGCCTCCACCACCGCCACCACCCCCACAGGTGTCCTCCATTCCACCTCCTCCACCTCCTCTGCCTTTTTCTACTGCTCCctactccttctcctcctcctcctccaaccAGTGGGATTCGTGGACTGATGACTACCAGGAGCCCACACTTCAGAGGACTCCAGGGCTCAGTTCTTTCCCTGCCCACTCAATAGTGGAGTCCTCTTTCTCCCAAATGTCTCCCCCTGTAGAACCTACAAAACATCCCTCTCAAGTACATCTGTTGCTGCCTATTCCTAGATCTACGGTCTCTGTAGCTTGCCAAACTGATGATGACCCTTTCTTTCCACCATTGAAG GTGATGCCCTCACCTCTTCTGGGTAGACACCCTAATCTCCTGAGTTCCCGTCCTCCACCCAGTCCTCCTGTAGCTGACAAG ATCATGGCTCAAGGAAAGGGGGGTGGATCTCCACCATCTGGCCCACCAAAAGGAGGAAACAAGTTGGACAACATGCTTGGCAGCCTGCAGTCCGACTTGAATCGACTTGGGGTACAGACATTGGCAAAAGGGGTCTGTGGTGCATGTAAGAAACCCATTGCAGGACAG GTGGTCACTGCCATGGGCAGAACATGGCATCCAGAACATTTTGTCTGCACACACTGTCAGGAAGAGATAGGCTCTAGAAACTTTTTTGAACGTGATGGACAGCCTTACTGTGAAAAAGACTACCACAACCTCTTCTCACCCCGCTGCTACTACTGCAATGGCCCTATCCTTGAT AAAGTTGTAACTGCGTTGGACAGGACCTGGCATCCCGATCACTTCTTCTGTGCCCAGTGTGGAGCGTTCTTTGGACCAGAAG GTTTTCATGAAAAAGATGGAAAGGCCTATTGCCGTAAAGACTATTTTGACATGTTTGCTCCCAAATGTGGTGGCTGTGCTCGTGCAATCTTGGAAAACTATATCTCTGCACTCAACTCATTGTGGCACCCAGAGTGTTTTGTGTGTCGG gaGTGCTTTACTCCCTTCATCAATGGTAGCTTTTTTGAGCATGATGGACAGCCCTACTGTGAGGTGCACTATCACGAGAGACGTGGCTCTCTGTGCTCTGGTTGCCAGAAACCAATCACTGGTCGCTGCATCACCGCCATGTCCAAGAAGTTTCACCCTGAACATTTTGTCTGTGCCTTCTGTCTGAAGCAGCTCAACAAGGGGACGTTCAAGGAGCAAAATGACAAACCCTACTGCCAAAACTGCTTCCTGAAACTCTTCAGTTAG